In Dromaius novaehollandiae isolate bDroNov1 chromosome 16, bDroNov1.hap1, whole genome shotgun sequence, one genomic interval encodes:
- the LOC112982900 gene encoding opsin-5-like produces MGNASNASVFISTLSEREDLIFGTLYLVFGIVSLSGNSLLLLVAYRKRSMLKPAEFFIVNLAISDLSMTVTLFPLATSSFFAHRWLFNHVMCTIYAFCGVLFGLCSLTSLTVLSTVCCLKVCYPAYGNKFSPSHAGVLLLCVWAYALLFATAPLAEWGSYGPEPYGTACCITWKASNREAVLYILALFIFCYLLPCLLILVSYSLILWTVKGSRRAVQQHVSPQSKAGGVHSLIVKLSIAVCLGFLAAWTPYAIVALWAAFGDASQVPALAFVLSAVFAKSSTLYNPLVYLLFKPNFQKFLSKDILLLQAIRTILCCGCPSVSLQPRDGRTCFSPGFGDHRGACRNCHDTFECFSNYPKCYKLSQTPDTSSRPAPLAILSDGSACQPGLKRTVQVMVLVTRKRSGLGAANVAGEVLPSEIMKDLL; encoded by the exons ATGGGAAATGCGTCCAACGCCTCAGTGTTCATCTCCACCTTATCAGAGAGAGAAGACCTGATTTTTGGCACGCTCTATTTAGTCTTTG GCATTGTGTCACTCTCTGGGAACTCGCTGCTCCTGCTGGTGGCTTATCGGAAGAGGTCCATGCTGAAGCCTGCTGAATTCTTCATCGTGAACCTGGCCATCAGCGACCTGAGCATGACGGTGACCCTGTTCCCTTTGGCCACGTCATCCTTCTTTGCACACAG gtGGCTGTTTAACCACGTGATGTGCACCATCTATGCCTTCTGCGGGGTGTtgtttggcctctgcagcctcaCCAGCCTGACAGTGCTCAGCACGGTTTGCTGCCTGAAGGTCTGTTACCCAGCATATG GCAACAAGTTCTCTCCCTCGCACGCCGGCGTCCTGCTGCTGTGCGTCTGGGCCTACGCGCTGCTGTTCGCCACCGCCCCGCTGGCCGAGTGGGGCAGCTACGGGCCCGAGCCCTACGGGACCGCCTGCTGCATCACGTGgaaagcctccaacagagagGCCGTGCTCTACATCCTGGCCCTCTTCATCTTCTGCTAcctcctcccctgcctcctcATCCTCGTCTCCTACTCGCTGATCCTGTGGACGGTGAAGGGCTCCCGCCGAGCCGTGCAGCAGCACGTGTCCCCGCAGAGCAAGGCCGGCGGTGTGCACAGCCTCATCGTGAAG CTGAGCATTGCCGTGTGCCTGGGGTTTCTGGCTGCCTGGACCCCTTATGCCATCGTTGCCCTGTGGGCAGCCTTCGGAGATGCCAGCCAGGTGCCGGCGCTGGCCTTCGTGCTGTCGGCTGTCTTTGCCAAGTCCTCAACGCTCTACAACCCCCTGGTGTATCTGCTCTTCAAGCCCAACTTCCAGAAGTTCCTTTCCAAAGACATCCTGCTCCTCCAGGCCATCCGCACCATCCTTTGCTGCGGGTGCCCGAGCGTCTCCCTGCAGCCCAGAGACGGCAGGACGTGCTTCTCCCCCGGCTTCGGCGACCACCGCGGGGCCTGCAGAAATTGCCACGACACTTTTGAATGTTTCAGTAACTACCCCAAGTGCTACAAACTCTCCCAGACCCCTGACACTTCATCCAGGCCCGCTCCCCTGGCTATCCTGAGCGATGGGTCTGCTTGCCAGCCTGGCCTGAAGAGGACCGTGCAGGTCATGGTGCTGGTTACAAGGAAAAGGTCAGGCCTGGGTGCTGCCAATGTAGCAGGTGAAGTCCTGCCTTCAGAGATCATGAAAGACCTGCTCTGA